One genomic region from Granulimonas faecalis encodes:
- the nifJ gene encoding pyruvate:ferredoxin (flavodoxin) oxidoreductase, whose translation MARKFKSMDGNEAAAWVSYAYTEVASIYPITPSSPMADHVDQWAAQGLKNIFGTPVKIQEMESEAGAAGAVHGSLGAGALTTSYTASQGLLLMIPNMYKMAGEGLPNVLHVSARTVATQALNIFGDHSDVMACRQTGYAMLAEGNVQEVMDLSPVAHLAAIEGGVPFLNFFDGFRTSHEIQKVAVWDFEDLKDMVDMDAVQAFRDHALNPEHPTARGSHENGDIFFQHREACNGAYNALPQIVQGYMDKINEKLGTSYHLFDYYGAPDADRVVVCMGSFCDTLEEVIDYLNAHGEKVGLVKVRLYRPWSVEDFAAALPDTVKSIAVLDRTKEPGSIGEPLYQDVITSLAEAGIEGLTVIGGRYGLGSKDEPPAAAFSVYEELKKDEPKREFTIGIVDDVTNLSLPMDPNAPGTAAPGTIECKFWGLGGDGTVGANKNSIKIIGDHTDKYVQAYFQYDSKKTGGVTVSHLRFGDSPIRSPYYVTKADFVACHNPSYIIKGFKMVRDVKPGGTFLVNCQWSDEEFAEHLPAEAKRYIAKNNVNVYLIDAIDLAEQVGMGKRTNTVLQSAFFALADILPAEEALQYMKDAATKSYSKKGDAVVAANHKAIDAGATAFRKFEVPADWADATDVPEEDDLKGREAIVKQVRELLGPINRMDGDSLPVSAFMDHVDGAFELGASAYEKRGTAVMVPRWNPELCIQCNNCAYVCPHAAIRPIVMDPEEAANAPEAMKTLDLKVPKGTGYTFTVAVSPLDCMGCYNCLSACPKSTQQDGGALTMVPQAEEAAQVPVWDYAVNEVSEKRELFSDKNTRGSQFSMPMLEFSGSCAGCAETGYARLVTQLFGDRMFISNATGCSSIWGNPAATSPFTCNAAGHGPAWNNSLFEDNAEHGMGLLIGYEAEQNRLVAQTERLLEVEDLPEGLKDAATAWLENRDTTGVSQQVSADYAAALVKSDNPIAEDVAANKCYLSKKSFWIFGGDGWAYDIGFGGLDHVLASGKNVNVFVFDTEVYSNTGGQASKASNLGQVAQFAAEGKGIKKKPLAEMMMSYGYVYVAQVAMGANPSQLLKALAEAEAYDGPSLIIGYSPCEMHSIKKGGMLHCQEEQKRAVDCGYWNLFRFNPAAPAGKRFTLDSKAPKGGYQEFLENENRYASLRRFFPDRASELFAENEQAAMDRYDHLVKLKDMYDEEGKAE comes from the coding sequence ATGGCAAGGAAGTTCAAGTCAATGGACGGCAACGAGGCCGCAGCCTGGGTCTCGTATGCCTACACCGAGGTGGCGAGCATCTACCCGATCACGCCGTCGAGCCCCATGGCCGACCACGTCGACCAATGGGCCGCCCAGGGCCTGAAGAACATCTTCGGCACCCCGGTGAAGATCCAGGAGATGGAGTCGGAGGCCGGTGCCGCGGGCGCCGTCCACGGCTCCCTCGGCGCCGGTGCGCTCACCACGAGCTACACCGCCTCCCAGGGCCTGCTCCTGATGATTCCCAACATGTACAAGATGGCCGGCGAGGGCCTGCCCAACGTGCTCCACGTGAGCGCGCGCACCGTCGCCACCCAGGCGCTCAACATCTTCGGTGACCACTCCGACGTCATGGCCTGCCGCCAGACCGGCTACGCCATGCTCGCCGAGGGCAACGTCCAGGAGGTCATGGACCTCTCGCCGGTGGCCCACCTGGCCGCCATCGAGGGCGGCGTGCCGTTCCTGAACTTCTTCGACGGCTTCCGTACCTCCCACGAGATCCAGAAGGTCGCCGTGTGGGACTTCGAGGACCTCAAGGACATGGTCGACATGGACGCCGTCCAGGCCTTCCGCGACCACGCCCTCAACCCCGAGCACCCCACCGCCCGCGGCTCCCATGAGAACGGCGACATCTTCTTCCAGCACCGCGAGGCCTGCAACGGCGCCTACAACGCGCTGCCGCAGATCGTCCAGGGCTACATGGACAAGATCAACGAGAAGCTCGGCACCAGCTACCACCTGTTCGACTACTACGGCGCCCCCGACGCCGACCGCGTGGTCGTCTGCATGGGCTCCTTCTGCGACACCCTCGAGGAGGTCATCGACTACCTCAACGCCCACGGCGAGAAGGTCGGCCTCGTCAAGGTCCGCCTGTACCGCCCGTGGTCCGTGGAGGACTTCGCCGCCGCGCTTCCCGACACGGTGAAGTCCATCGCCGTGCTCGACCGTACCAAGGAGCCCGGCTCCATCGGCGAGCCCCTCTACCAGGACGTGATCACCTCCCTGGCCGAGGCCGGCATCGAGGGCCTCACCGTCATCGGTGGCCGCTACGGCCTCGGTTCCAAGGACGAGCCCCCCGCGGCGGCCTTCTCGGTCTACGAGGAGCTCAAGAAGGACGAGCCCAAGCGCGAGTTCACCATCGGCATCGTGGACGACGTCACCAACCTGTCGCTCCCCATGGACCCCAACGCCCCCGGCACCGCGGCCCCCGGCACCATCGAGTGCAAGTTCTGGGGCCTCGGCGGCGACGGCACCGTGGGCGCCAACAAGAACTCGATCAAGATCATCGGCGACCACACCGACAAGTACGTCCAGGCGTATTTCCAGTACGACTCCAAGAAGACCGGCGGCGTGACCGTGAGCCACCTGCGCTTCGGCGACTCTCCCATCCGCTCGCCCTACTATGTGACCAAGGCCGACTTCGTGGCCTGCCACAACCCCAGCTACATCATCAAGGGCTTCAAGATGGTGCGCGACGTCAAGCCGGGCGGCACCTTCCTGGTCAACTGTCAGTGGTCCGACGAGGAGTTCGCCGAGCACCTGCCGGCCGAGGCCAAGCGCTACATCGCCAAGAACAACGTCAACGTGTACCTCATCGACGCCATCGACCTCGCCGAGCAGGTGGGCATGGGCAAGCGCACCAACACCGTGCTCCAGTCCGCCTTCTTCGCGCTGGCCGACATCCTGCCCGCCGAGGAGGCCCTCCAGTACATGAAGGACGCCGCCACCAAGTCTTACTCCAAGAAGGGCGACGCCGTGGTCGCGGCCAACCACAAGGCCATCGACGCCGGCGCCACCGCGTTCCGCAAGTTCGAGGTTCCCGCCGACTGGGCGGATGCCACCGACGTCCCGGAGGAGGACGACCTCAAGGGTCGCGAGGCCATCGTCAAGCAGGTGCGCGAACTCCTCGGCCCCATCAACCGCATGGACGGCGACAGCCTGCCCGTGAGCGCCTTCATGGACCACGTGGACGGCGCCTTCGAGCTCGGCGCTTCTGCCTACGAGAAGCGCGGCACCGCCGTCATGGTCCCGCGCTGGAACCCCGAGCTCTGCATCCAGTGCAACAACTGCGCCTACGTGTGCCCCCACGCTGCCATCCGTCCCATCGTCATGGACCCCGAGGAGGCCGCCAACGCACCCGAGGCCATGAAGACCCTCGATCTCAAGGTCCCCAAGGGCACCGGCTACACCTTCACCGTGGCTGTGTCCCCGCTGGACTGCATGGGCTGCTACAACTGCCTCTCCGCCTGCCCCAAGTCCACCCAGCAGGACGGCGGCGCCCTCACCATGGTGCCGCAGGCCGAGGAGGCCGCGCAGGTGCCCGTGTGGGACTACGCGGTCAACGAGGTCTCCGAGAAGCGTGAGCTCTTCAGCGACAAGAACACCCGCGGCAGCCAGTTCTCCATGCCCATGCTCGAGTTCTCCGGCTCCTGCGCCGGCTGCGCCGAGACCGGCTACGCCCGCCTGGTGACCCAGCTCTTCGGCGACCGCATGTTCATCTCCAACGCCACCGGCTGCTCCTCCATCTGGGGCAACCCCGCGGCCACCTCGCCGTTCACCTGCAACGCCGCCGGTCACGGCCCCGCGTGGAACAACTCCCTGTTCGAGGACAACGCCGAGCACGGCATGGGTCTGCTCATCGGCTACGAGGCCGAGCAGAACCGCCTCGTCGCCCAGACCGAGAGGCTCCTCGAGGTCGAGGACCTGCCCGAGGGTCTCAAGGACGCCGCCACCGCGTGGCTCGAGAACCGCGACACCACCGGCGTCTCCCAGCAGGTTTCCGCCGACTACGCGGCCGCGCTCGTCAAGAGCGACAATCCCATCGCCGAGGACGTCGCCGCCAACAAGTGCTACCTGTCCAAGAAGTCCTTCTGGATCTTCGGCGGCGACGGCTGGGCCTACGACATCGGCTTCGGCGGCCTCGACCACGTGCTGGCCTCCGGCAAGAACGTGAACGTCTTCGTCTTCGACACCGAGGTCTACTCCAACACCGGCGGCCAGGCCTCCAAGGCCTCCAACCTCGGCCAGGTGGCGCAGTTCGCCGCCGAGGGCAAGGGCATCAAGAAGAAGCCGCTCGCCGAGATGATGATGAGCTACGGCTACGTCTACGTGGCCCAGGTGGCCATGGGTGCCAACCCCTCCCAGCTGCTCAAGGCCCTTGCCGAGGCCGAGGCCTACGACGGCCCGTCCCTCATCATCGGCTACAGCCCCTGCGAGATGCACTCCATCAAGAAGGGCGGCATGCTCCACTGTCAGGAGGAGCAGAAGCGCGCCGTGGACTGCGGCTACTGGAACCTCTTCCGCTTCAACCCCGCCGCCCCCGCCGGCAAGCGGTTCACCCTCGACTCCAAGGCGCCCAAGGGCGGCTACCAGGAGTTCCTGGAGAACGAGAACCGCTACGCCTCGCTGCGTCGCTTCTTCCCTGACCGCGCCTCCGAGCTCTTTGCCGAGAACGAGCAGGCCGCCATGGACCGCTACGACCACCTGGTCAAGCTCAAGGACATGTACGACGAGGAGGGCAAGGCCGAGTAG
- a CDS encoding YitT family protein, with protein MRSAAPAVLDEGRRAQSRRERPSLSRTAVFVNLGLILTALGIVIFKAPNHFALGGTSGVAIILSTLFPTLDVGAFMWILNVALVVAGLVFLDVRTMGWTIFASFALSFYVSLFEWVWPVVDPLTSNKLLELCFAVMLPAAGSALVFNVDASTGGTDILAMILKAHTSLQIGRALLVVDGLIVAFSVGLYGAETGMLCILGLLAKTMIVDDAIEGFNQSKVCTVVTQHPEEIEAFLVDELHRTSTMCDARGGFSGMALTEVTCVLTRSEAVRLRNHLHLTQPGTFMTIVSTSEIVGRGFRNV; from the coding sequence ATGAGAAGCGCCGCCCCCGCCGTGCTCGACGAGGGGCGGCGCGCCCAGTCGCGCCGGGAGAGGCCCAGCCTCTCCCGCACGGCCGTCTTCGTGAACCTGGGACTCATCCTCACGGCCCTGGGCATCGTGATCTTCAAGGCCCCCAACCACTTCGCCCTCGGGGGCACCTCGGGCGTGGCCATCATCCTGTCCACGCTCTTCCCCACCCTCGACGTGGGCGCGTTCATGTGGATCCTCAACGTGGCCCTCGTGGTGGCCGGCCTCGTGTTCCTCGACGTGCGCACCATGGGCTGGACCATCTTCGCGTCGTTCGCGCTGTCGTTCTACGTCTCGCTCTTCGAGTGGGTCTGGCCGGTCGTGGACCCGCTCACCTCCAACAAGCTCCTCGAGCTCTGCTTCGCCGTAATGCTGCCCGCCGCCGGTAGCGCCCTCGTGTTCAACGTAGACGCATCCACCGGCGGCACCGACATCCTGGCGATGATCCTCAAGGCCCACACCAGCCTCCAGATCGGCCGCGCGCTCCTCGTGGTGGACGGCCTCATCGTCGCGTTCTCCGTGGGCCTCTACGGCGCCGAGACGGGCATGCTCTGCATCCTGGGCCTGCTCGCCAAGACCATGATCGTGGACGACGCCATCGAGGGCTTCAACCAGTCCAAGGTGTGCACCGTGGTCACGCAGCACCCCGAGGAGATCGAGGCGTTCCTGGTGGACGAGCTGCACCGCACCTCCACCATGTGCGACGCCCGCGGAGGCTTCTCCGGCATGGCCCTCACCGAGGTCACCTGCGTGCTCACGCGCTCCGAGGCCGTGAGGCTGCGCAACCACCTGCACCTCACCCAACCAGGCACCTTCATGACCATCGTGAGCACCTCCGAAATCGTGGGCCGCGGGTTCCGCAACGTCTAA
- a CDS encoding GntR family transcriptional regulator, whose product MSQTPRYQEIRDDLLARMCDGTYPPGSLLPAEPELAEAYGVSRPTLRQAIQLLADAGYVEKRRRRGTVVRRRKVEQRFMDALMSYGADVEAQGAIPATRVLQARIQGASPEVAEALGIGEGDPVASLMRLRYLDEEPAVLLRTWVPTSVFPGLLGHDFEREGLYDVFAESGLPVETVRRVLEAALPDPVEAELLAIDEGQPCFLFKSVGRAKTGQAVEYSVALYRGDVNTFTVTLTTED is encoded by the coding sequence GTGAGTCAGACTCCGCGATACCAAGAGATTCGAGACGACCTGCTCGCCCGTATGTGTGACGGCACGTACCCGCCGGGCTCCCTTCTCCCCGCAGAGCCGGAGCTGGCCGAGGCCTACGGCGTGAGCCGACCCACCTTGCGACAGGCCATCCAGCTTCTGGCCGATGCCGGCTACGTGGAAAAGCGCCGTCGGCGCGGCACGGTGGTGCGGCGGCGCAAAGTGGAGCAGCGCTTCATGGACGCCTTGATGAGCTACGGGGCCGACGTGGAGGCGCAGGGGGCCATTCCTGCCACGCGGGTGCTGCAAGCCCGCATCCAAGGGGCCTCCCCGGAGGTGGCCGAGGCCTTGGGCATTGGGGAGGGGGACCCCGTGGCGTCGCTCATGCGCCTGCGCTATCTGGACGAGGAGCCGGCGGTGCTGCTGCGCACCTGGGTGCCAACGTCGGTATTCCCCGGGCTTCTCGGCCACGACTTTGAGCGCGAGGGGCTCTACGACGTCTTTGCCGAGAGCGGGCTGCCGGTGGAGACTGTGCGCCGCGTGCTCGAGGCGGCGCTGCCGGACCCGGTGGAGGCAGAGCTTCTTGCCATAGACGAGGGGCAGCCGTGCTTTCTCTTCAAGAGCGTAGGGCGTGCCAAGACCGGTCAGGCCGTCGAGTACTCCGTGGCGCTCTATCGGGGAGACGTCAACACGTTCACCGTAACCCTTACCACCGAAGACTGA
- a CDS encoding class I mannose-6-phosphate isomerase — MTADVNRPVPRGVLVQEPCLVRTVWGAARVAAARGIEGPVGTSWEVSRHPHGESRVVVGPWAGVGLGAVVDADPAGCLGGHAMVRGAFLDAAEALSVQVHPQEDYARTHEGDHGKTETWYVVEAEPGATIVAGTSASSVEELKAAVEDGSLDALLVRVPVSAGDVVHVPAGTLHALGAGVLAAELGSDSDVTYRFFDYGRTDASGAPRELHVEQGLAVVDPTSRPQVVGCGTGLGSGMRASVSADGYEALVLDVSRGLTWDPQGRPAAVMVVEGYGTASWKGGTAELATFESAFVPAATGPVSLTGPMRLFCAVGA, encoded by the coding sequence ATGACCGCAGACGTGAACCGCCCTGTCCCGCGCGGCGTTCTGGTGCAGGAGCCCTGTCTCGTGCGCACCGTTTGGGGCGCCGCCCGCGTGGCCGCCGCCCGTGGAATCGAGGGCCCTGTGGGCACCAGCTGGGAGGTGAGCCGTCATCCCCATGGCGAGAGCCGCGTCGTCGTGGGGCCGTGGGCCGGCGTGGGGCTTGGGGCCGTGGTGGACGCCGACCCCGCAGGATGCCTGGGCGGCCACGCCATGGTGCGCGGAGCCTTTCTCGATGCCGCGGAGGCGCTTTCGGTGCAGGTGCACCCGCAGGAGGACTATGCGCGCACCCACGAGGGCGACCACGGCAAGACGGAGACTTGGTACGTGGTGGAGGCCGAGCCCGGCGCCACCATTGTGGCCGGCACGAGCGCCTCTTCTGTGGAGGAATTGAAGGCCGCCGTGGAAGACGGCAGCTTGGACGCGCTGCTCGTGCGCGTGCCCGTGTCCGCGGGCGATGTGGTGCACGTGCCTGCCGGAACGCTGCATGCCCTGGGCGCCGGCGTGCTCGCGGCCGAGCTGGGGTCCGACTCCGACGTCACGTACCGCTTCTTCGACTATGGGCGCACCGACGCCTCGGGCGCCCCTCGCGAGCTTCATGTGGAGCAGGGCCTCGCCGTGGTCGATCCCACGAGTCGCCCCCAGGTCGTAGGGTGCGGCACGGGGCTGGGGTCTGGCATGCGGGCGTCGGTGTCGGCCGACGGCTACGAGGCGCTTGTGCTCGACGTCTCCCGCGGCCTGACTTGGGACCCGCAAGGACGCCCCGCGGCGGTGATGGTGGTGGAGGGCTACGGCACCGCCTCGTGGAAAGGGGGCACGGCCGAGCTGGCAACGTTTGAAAGCGCCTTCGTCCCGGCGGCGACGGGTCCCGTAAGCCTTACAGGTCCCATGCGCCTCTTCTGCGCGGTGGGAGCATAA
- a CDS encoding C69 family dipeptidase has product MACTTLLVGKGATYDGSTMIARNEDDGDGSFCAKKMVVVEPADQPRTYRCVISHLTINLPENPLRYTAMPNVDPVEGVWAEAGVNSVNVGMSATETITTNSRVLGADPLVAYRPATGTEGQPGYAPEQAGGIGEEDLVTICLPYITSARQGVERLGALHERYGTYESNGIAVSDPDEVWYFETVGGHHWIARRVPDDAYVTQPNQLGIDRLDLVDALGEGKDYRCSADLADFIVDNNLYLGMPKESVAKTVLGAAAAAVGMAGASSDERLRGLPRVIDPRPIFGSHDYADHVYNTPRAWYMQRYLNPSDSYDGPDAAYRPDSDDLPWCRIPERKVTVEDVKTVLSSHYQDTVYDPYGTLGTKEQGKLYRPIGINRNNETSLIQIRPSVAASHRAVQWVAMGDMTYSTFIPMFTNVNAVPDYLAVTPRVTTETFYWEMRVLAALADAQFGSNWNTVAAYQEATLGQGHAQVAAADKAVDALGSDADEASVQAELEKANQATCDLIQKATDEVLGKVLFTTSVNMRDCFNMNDR; this is encoded by the coding sequence ATGGCCTGCACCACCCTGCTCGTAGGAAAGGGAGCCACCTACGATGGCTCCACCATGATCGCCCGCAACGAGGACGACGGCGACGGCTCGTTCTGCGCCAAGAAGATGGTGGTGGTGGAGCCGGCCGACCAGCCGCGCACCTACCGCTGCGTCATCTCGCACCTCACCATCAACCTGCCGGAGAACCCCTTGCGCTACACGGCGATGCCCAACGTCGACCCCGTCGAGGGTGTGTGGGCCGAGGCCGGCGTCAACAGCGTCAACGTGGGCATGAGCGCCACCGAGACCATCACCACCAACTCCCGGGTGCTAGGGGCCGACCCCCTGGTGGCCTATCGCCCCGCCACGGGCACCGAAGGGCAGCCCGGCTATGCGCCCGAGCAGGCAGGCGGCATCGGCGAAGAGGACCTCGTCACCATCTGCCTGCCCTACATCACGAGCGCCAGGCAGGGTGTGGAGCGCCTGGGGGCCCTGCACGAGAGATACGGCACCTACGAGTCCAACGGCATCGCCGTGAGCGACCCCGACGAGGTCTGGTACTTCGAGACCGTGGGCGGCCACCACTGGATCGCCCGCCGCGTGCCCGACGACGCCTACGTGACCCAGCCCAACCAGCTGGGTATCGACCGCCTAGACCTCGTGGACGCCCTCGGCGAAGGCAAGGACTACCGCTGCAGCGCCGACCTCGCCGACTTTATTGTGGACAACAACCTCTACCTGGGGATGCCCAAGGAGTCTGTGGCTAAGACCGTGCTCGGGGCCGCCGCTGCCGCCGTGGGCATGGCAGGGGCCTCCTCAGACGAGCGCCTGCGCGGCCTTCCCCGCGTCATCGACCCGCGTCCGATCTTTGGCAGCCACGACTACGCCGACCACGTGTACAACACGCCGCGCGCCTGGTACATGCAGCGCTACCTCAACCCGTCCGACTCCTACGACGGCCCCGACGCCGCCTACCGCCCCGACAGCGACGACCTGCCCTGGTGCCGCATTCCCGAGCGCAAGGTGACCGTGGAGGACGTCAAGACCGTGCTCTCGAGCCACTACCAGGACACCGTCTACGACCCCTACGGCACCCTCGGCACCAAGGAGCAGGGCAAGCTCTACCGGCCCATCGGCATCAACCGCAACAACGAGACCTCTCTCATCCAGATTCGCCCCTCGGTGGCCGCCAGCCACCGCGCCGTGCAGTGGGTGGCCATGGGCGACATGACCTACTCCACCTTCATCCCGATGTTCACCAACGTGAACGCGGTGCCGGACTACCTCGCCGTGACCCCGCGGGTGACCACCGAGACCTTCTACTGGGAGATGCGCGTGCTGGCCGCCCTGGCCGACGCGCAGTTCGGCAGCAACTGGAACACCGTGGCCGCCTACCAGGAGGCCACCCTGGGCCAGGGCCACGCCCAGGTGGCGGCCGCCGACAAGGCCGTGGACGCCCTAGGCAGCGACGCAGACGAGGCCTCGGTGCAGGCCGAGCTCGAGAAGGCCAACCAGGCCACCTGCGACCTCATCCAGAAGGCCACCGACGAGGTGCTCGGCAAGGTGCTCTTCACCACGAGCGTGAACATGCGCGACTGCTTCAACATGAACGACCGATAA
- a CDS encoding C69 family dipeptidase, whose amino-acid sequence MKTRWFKRAMTGLAFAAATVMAVPVNALACTQVWMPDTLTAEENTWYAGRAEDSYTRAVKIFGVEPRHEAGFVYQSNENGGGAEGDNFQWKAPTDTYRYTYVRDHGNNGWEGFDNAYSAAGVNEWGVSCSATLSIYPSTEVKAVDPNVDSGIGEYNYVSIALGQSKTAREAVELLGKLVDEHGACSCDQIIISDNTESWLLDVVSGHQWVAFQLPEDQASVNPNMGSLWYKVDLDDEEKCIHSENLVKTAEDGSFLKKFDDDTPDIARSYSRTNEGNGQFSRYVIGRAYFDAPLSEDKYTVDDQGRITGVTDGSLFFTPGRSDWTTFDMIRSLAARADNVTGLKDGVATTVTGVGRQDSLESHIFEIKRNTDPQVGTVEWLALNRDEYSVAIPSFGALVTEVNWRYGTQELSTVHQGDRYNNDSVATARAAGEWDQYLPYVMMDINTLANANRADLAPVMRSYLDVLQKALIADNDLVEAELLKTQGAEAREALATRAADKAAEKTWERCYKVLQEAREWLNTDRSKPFAPSDYDAKNDALVTPLGYAELTLGEDPVVEPVYAWKKDAKGWQLVDEDGNTLSNEWKDVDGSRYHFDEDGYMHTGWQSIDGKWYHFGNAGDGAMKSGWLLDGGHWYWLRDDDNAYGPKGSMGSGWLQKDGQWYWLRKSGSAYGPEGSMGSGWLQTGGKWYWLRRSGSAWGPEGSMGVGWLQTGGKWYYLNGDGSMAADTWVGRYHVDGSGAWDRTR is encoded by the coding sequence ATGAAGACCCGATGGTTCAAGAGGGCCATGACCGGCCTGGCCTTTGCGGCCGCCACCGTCATGGCCGTGCCCGTGAACGCGCTGGCATGCACCCAGGTGTGGATGCCCGACACGCTCACGGCCGAGGAGAACACCTGGTACGCCGGGCGTGCCGAGGACTCCTACACCCGCGCCGTCAAGATCTTCGGCGTCGAGCCGCGCCATGAGGCCGGCTTTGTCTACCAGTCCAACGAGAACGGTGGCGGCGCCGAGGGCGACAACTTCCAATGGAAGGCTCCCACCGACACCTACCGCTACACCTACGTGCGCGACCACGGCAACAACGGCTGGGAGGGTTTTGACAACGCCTACTCCGCCGCCGGCGTCAATGAGTGGGGCGTCTCCTGCTCGGCCACGCTGAGTATCTATCCCAGCACCGAGGTCAAGGCCGTCGACCCCAACGTCGACTCCGGCATCGGCGAGTACAACTACGTCTCCATCGCCCTGGGCCAGTCCAAGACCGCCCGCGAGGCCGTGGAGCTCCTCGGCAAGCTCGTGGACGAGCACGGCGCCTGCAGCTGCGACCAGATCATCATCTCCGACAACACCGAGAGCTGGCTGCTCGACGTGGTCTCCGGTCACCAGTGGGTGGCCTTCCAGCTGCCGGAGGACCAGGCCAGCGTCAACCCCAACATGGGCAGCCTCTGGTACAAGGTGGACCTCGACGACGAGGAGAAGTGCATCCACTCCGAGAACCTCGTGAAGACGGCCGAGGACGGCAGCTTCCTCAAGAAGTTCGACGACGACACCCCCGACATCGCCCGCTCCTACAGCCGCACCAACGAGGGCAACGGCCAGTTCTCCCGCTATGTCATCGGCCGCGCCTACTTCGACGCCCCGCTCTCTGAGGATAAGTACACCGTCGACGACCAGGGCCGCATCACCGGCGTCACCGACGGCTCCCTCTTCTTCACCCCGGGCCGCAGTGACTGGACCACCTTCGACATGATCCGCTCCCTGGCCGCCCGGGCCGACAACGTCACCGGCCTCAAGGATGGTGTCGCCACCACGGTCACCGGCGTGGGGCGCCAGGACTCCCTCGAGAGCCACATCTTTGAGATCAAGCGCAACACCGACCCCCAGGTGGGCACCGTGGAGTGGCTCGCCCTCAACCGCGACGAGTACTCCGTGGCCATCCCGTCCTTCGGCGCCCTTGTCACCGAGGTCAACTGGCGCTACGGCACCCAGGAGCTCAGCACCGTGCACCAGGGCGACCGCTACAACAACGACTCCGTGGCCACGGCCCGCGCCGCCGGCGAGTGGGACCAGTACCTGCCCTACGTGATGATGGACATCAACACCCTGGCCAACGCCAACCGTGCCGATCTGGCGCCTGTCATGCGCTCCTACCTTGACGTCCTCCAGAAGGCCCTCATCGCCGACAACGACCTCGTGGAGGCCGAGCTCCTCAAGACCCAAGGCGCCGAGGCCCGCGAGGCGCTTGCCACCCGTGCCGCCGACAAGGCCGCCGAGAAGACTTGGGAGCGCTGCTACAAGGTGCTGCAGGAGGCCCGCGAGTGGCTCAACACCGACCGCTCCAAGCCCTTTGCGCCCTCCGACTACGACGCCAAGAACGACGCCCTCGTGACGCCTCTGGGCTATGCCGAGCTCACTCTCGGCGAGGACCCTGTGGTGGAGCCTGTCTACGCTTGGAAGAAGGACGCCAAGGGCTGGCAGCTTGTGGACGAGGACGGCAACACCCTCTCCAACGAGTGGAAGGACGTTGACGGCAGCCGTTATCACTTTGACGAGGACGGCTACATGCACACCGGCTGGCAGTCCATCGACGGCAAGTGGTACCACTTTGGCAATGCCGGCGACGGCGCCATGAAGAGCGGCTGGCTCCTCGACGGCGGCCACTGGTACTGGCTGCGCGACGACGACAACGCCTACGGCCCCAAGGGCTCCATGGGATCCGGCTGGCTGCAGAAGGACGGTCAGTGGTACTGGCTGCGCAAGTCCGGCTCTGCCTACGGTCCTGAGGGCTCCATGGGCTCCGGCTGGCTGCAGACCGGCGGCAAGTGGTACTGGCTGCGCAGGTCCGGCTCTGCCTGGGGTCCCGAGGGCTCCATGGGCGTCGGCTGGCTGCAGACCGGCGGTAAGTGGTACTACCTCAACGGCGACGGCTCCATGGCCGCCGACACGTGGGTCGGCCGCTACCATGTGGACGGCTCGGGCGCGTGGGACCGCACCCGGTAG
- a CDS encoding QueT transporter family protein, which translates to MSPSTMARIAMIAALYGAATLFCLMFMGGLAWGPVQLRLSEALCVLALFTPDAIPGLALGCAVANGANIVLGGTGTLGLLDVVFGSAATAIGAWVMWRWRAHPSVAVLGPVVANGLIVPAYLPLLLAGLGFYTVPFTSISLEGAWPAMYLFGLVCTGVGEAVVMYALGLPLYRALERTPLPAMLAGGTDPRPMGGTR; encoded by the coding sequence ATGAGTCCGTCCACCATGGCCCGCATAGCCATGATCGCCGCCCTCTATGGGGCGGCTACGTTGTTCTGCCTGATGTTCATGGGCGGCCTTGCCTGGGGGCCGGTGCAGCTGCGCCTCTCCGAGGCCCTCTGCGTCCTGGCGCTCTTCACCCCCGACGCCATACCGGGCCTCGCCTTGGGCTGCGCCGTGGCCAACGGCGCCAACATCGTGCTGGGCGGCACGGGCACCCTCGGGCTTCTCGACGTGGTCTTCGGCTCGGCAGCCACGGCCATCGGCGCCTGGGTCATGTGGCGATGGCGGGCGCACCCTTCCGTCGCGGTGCTCGGCCCTGTGGTGGCCAATGGCCTTATCGTTCCCGCGTACCTGCCTCTGCTTTTGGCGGGGCTGGGCTTCTATACCGTTCCGTTCACCTCGATCTCGCTCGAAGGGGCGTGGCCGGCCATGTACCTCTTTGGCCTGGTGTGCACCGGTGTGGGCGAGGCCGTGGTGATGTATGCCCTGGGCCTGCCCCTGTATCGTGCCCTTGAGCGCACGCCGCTTCCGGCCATGCTCGCCGGCGGCACCGACCCGCGCCCGATGGGAGGAACCCGGTGA